The window CTTAAACAATTTTAAGGTGTGTTATGTTAAAAAAATATCAACAATAATTCATGGCAATAATAACATTAACGACTGACTTTGGTGAGAAAGATCACTTTGCTGGTGCGATAAAAGGAGCTATTTATAGTGAAATTCCTGATGTTAAAATTGTTGATATCTCGCATTCTGTGTCGCCATTTAATATACCAGAAGCGGCATATATCATCCAAAATGCATATAGTAGTTTTCCAAAAGGCACTATTCATTTAATTGGTATTGATGCAGAAATAAATCCGGAAAACAAACACATCGCTGTAAAGTTAGATGGCCATTATTTTATTTGTGCCAATAATGGTATTATGAGTATGATTTGTGCCGAAATTGCGCCAGAGAAAATTGTAGAAATTAATATTCACGATAAAATAGTTACTAGCTTTCCCGTTTTAGATGTGTTTGTAAAAGTAGCATCACATATGGCTCGAGGTGGAACTCTAGAAGTTATAGGAAAAGCAATAACCGATATAAAACCGACAAACAATATACATCCTTTTGTAAACGATGAAAAAACGCAAATTATAGGAAGCATTATTTATATTGATAATTATGGTAATGTGGTTACTAATATTAGAAAATCTTTTTTTGAAGAAATTCACAAAGGTCGTGATTTTGAAATATCTGCTAGAAATTACAAGTTTAAAACCATCCACAAAAAGTATAGTGATATTATAGATTTCGATATTCCGGAAGAAAAAAGACATGATGAAGGACGTGGTGTTGTGGTCTTTAACTCTTCTAACTATTTAGAAATTGCACTCTATAAAAGTAACACAAGTACCGTTGGTAGTGCTGCTACATTAATGGGTTTACAACTTAGAGATACGGTAACTATTAATATTAATAAAGTATAATTTTTTTTGCAGTCGCAGTTTATAGTCATCGTTGGAAGCGTAAAGCAAATAAATTATAGAAAATTAGTTTTGAATTAGAGAAATTCACTTTGAAACTTTTAACTTTTAACTTTTAACTTTTAACTTTTAACTTTTAACTTTTAAAAAATGTTTGTTCGAATTGTAAAAATGAGTTTTGATCCTTCTAAAATTGAAGAATTTTTAGAAAATTTCAATGAAAAGAAAGAATCTATACGAAACTTTGATGGTTGCCGTTTCTTAGAGTTATACCGAGATAAAACAAATCCGAATATATTTTTCACCTATAGTTATTGGGAAGCGGAAGCCGATTTAGAAAATTACAGACAATCGGATTTATTTAAAGATATCTGGGCAAAAACAAAACCATTATTTAATGGAAAACCAGAAGCTTGGAGTGTGGATAAAGTCGCTTCTCTGGAGTAAGGAGTGTTCCGTGTTCCGTGTTCCGTGTTCCGTAAGTGAAAAATCAATATTGGTACCAAAACAAATAAACGCATCAACAAAAACAAATAAATAAAGCATGTTAAAAAGAATATTTATTTTAACCCTAACCATCTGCTTAGTTGCTTGTAAAAAAGAAACACCAATTGCCAAAATTGGAGAGCAAGTTCCTGATTACACATTTAAAAACGTTTTAAACAGTGTGGATAATGAGGTTACCATTCAAGATTTAAAAGGGAAAGTAGTAATCCTAGAGTTTTGGGCAACTTGGTGCGGACCTTGCATTCCTGCAATGAAAAAACTAGATAGCCTTAAAACCGAATTTAAAGACCAAATAGAAGTAATTACTATTTCCACCGAAAATAGCGAACGATTAGAAAAATTCATTAAAAGTACAAATACGAAACTACGAATTGTTTCAGATACCATTCATCAAAATAATTTTAAGTACAAAATAATTCCGCATTCTATAATCATTGATAAAAAAGGTATTGTTAGAGCAATTACAAGTCCAGAAAATATAAATAAAGAAGTTTTAACAGACCTTATTGTTAATGATAAAATTAGTTTAGAAGTTAAAGACGACTATTACATTGATCCAAATTTAGAAGTAAAAACAATAAAATCGATTTCTAATTCAAATTACAGAATAGAATTAAAAACTTTTGACCAAGACAAAAGAGGAGGTTCCCAAGTTTTAAAAGATATAGATGGGAATATTAATGGTGTCGAAATATGGAATAGTACCATTCCTAGATTATACCAAACACTTTTCGATATATCATCGCCAAGTAGAATGGTTTATAAAGACAGTTTAAGCGAAGCCGATTTCCCGTATGATGAAGCACATAAATACAATATGCTTATTGAAGCTTCCTCAAAATATCAAGATAAATGGAAACAAACTGGAATTGATTTTCTGAACCAGCAATTAGGTATAAATGCACAAATGGGAATAGATACTCTTGCCTGTTACGTCTTAAAAAACATAGATAATAGTATTCAAGAATCTTCAGCAAAAGAAACAGAATTCATGTTTATGGGACCAATTCTTAAAACTAAAAAGATTACAATTTCTAAACTTGTAGATTATATAGAAAATTTCAATAAGCTCCCTGTTGTTGACCAAACGGGATTAACTGGAGAATATGATATTGATTTAGATTGGGATTTATCTAATACAGAAACATTTCATGAGGCATTAAAAAAATACGGATTAAAACTTGAAAAATCGGATGAAAAATTACCTGTAAAGGTGATGGAGATTTACAAGAAAAAAACCAAATTATAAAACATTCCTTGCTATCCAAGCGGGACATTTTTTTTAATTGAAATAAAAAAGAAATTAATTACCAAGTCGCTATTCGACTCGTAATGAAAGAATATATATTATATGTTTGCTATACTTAAAAAAGAAATCAACTCCTTCTTCGCTTCACCAATAGGTTATTTGGTGATTGCTATATTTTTATTGCTAAACGGTTTATTCCTTTGGTTATTTAAAGGAGAATTCAATATTCTAGATAATGGTTTTGCCGATTTATCTTCCTTCTTTTTACTAGCACCTTGGATTCTTATTTTCCTAATTCCCGCAGTAACCATGCGCAGTTTTAGTGACGAGAAAAAACAAGGAACGCTAGAACTTTTACTTACCAAACCTATTAGTAAATTACACATTGTACTTGGAAAATATTTTGGCGCATTGGTATTAATATTAATCGCGCTTTTACCAACACTACTTTATGTATATACAGTAAACCAACTTGGTAGTCCGCAAGGAAATCTAGATATTGGTAGCACACTTGGCTCCTATTTTGGCTTATTATTTCTAGTCGCAGCGTATACCGCAATTGGCTTATTTACTTCTAGTATCACTGATAATCAAATTGTAGCATTTATTACTTCGGTATTTTTATGTTTCCTTTTTTATATTGGTTTTCAAGGTATTGCCGACTATATGTCTAGCACTTTTGTAGAGCAATTAGGCATGAGTGCACACTATAAAAGCATGAGTCGTGGTGTTTTAGATACTCGAGATATTGTTTACTTTTTAAGTGTCACTGTTTTATTTATTTTCTTCACTTCTAGAAAAATTCAAACAAAACCATTTGTAAAAAAGGACTATGCAATCTTTCTTTTATTGCCTTTAGGTCTTTTGGTTTTCAATATATTTTCAGCGAAAAGCGGATTATACCAACGCTATGATTTAACGCAAGACAAACGTTATACCATTAGTGATGCTGCTTTACAGATTATAGATAAGGTAGAATCGCCAATTTTAGTAGATGTATTTTTAGAAGGCGAAGATTTTCCTACGGAATTTAGACGACTTAAAAACGAAACGAAGCAACTGCTGGAAGAATTTGAAGCACAGAATGCTAACATCAAATTTCATTTCATCAATCCGATTGCAGACGAAGCAACTCGCGAACGCAGCATGCAACAGTTAAATGATCGCGGTTTAATCCCAATGCAATTAACCGTTCAAGAAAGTGGAAAGTCTAGCCAAGCAGTAATTTTCCCTTGGGCTTTAGCGAGTCATAATGGGGAAACGGTTAAAATCCCTTTAGTAAAAACGAAGATTGGAGCGACACAACAAGAATTAGTAACCAACTCCGTACAGCATTTAGAATATGCTTTTGCCGATGGATTTAGCAAATTAGTAAATCCGAAAAAACGCAAAGTATCCATACTAAGAGGAAATAATCAATTAGAAGATAAATACATTTTCGATTTTGTAAAAACGATTGGCGACTACTATTTTATTGCTCCTTTTACTTTAGATAGCGTTGCAACCAATCCGCAAAAAACATCCAAAGCGTTAAATGCATTCGATTTAATTATTTCGGCAAAACCTACTGAAGCATTCACTGAAAAAGAAAAACTGGTCTTAGATCAATTTACTATGAAAGGCGGAAAAAGCCTTTGGTTAGTAGATGCTGTAGCGATAGAAAAAGACAGCTTGTATAATCCGACAGGAAAAGGTGTTGCAACTGCTAGAAATTTAAATCTTACCGATTTCTTTTTTAAGTATGGTGTTCGTATTAATCCATCTTTGGTAAACGACCTCTACTCTGCTCCAATCACTTTAGCTTCTGGAGAAGGTAGTCAATCGCAATTCCAGCAACTTCCTTGGTACTATTCGCCATTAGTAAATGCAGAAAGTAAGCATGCGATTACCAATAATTTAAATTTGGTGAAGTTTGATTTTGCGAATCCAATAGACACCTTAAAAAACAATATTGATAAGACTATTCTCTTAAAAAGCTCTGTGCTTACTAAGCTAGATGGTACACCACGTGAGGTGAGTTTAGAAATGACACAAAAAGAACCGGACCCTACACAATATGACAAAGGCAGTCAGAATCTTGCGGTGTTGTTAGAAGGAGAATTTACTTCGGTATACAACAATAGAATAAAGCCATTTGCTTTAGAAAACGAATTAAATACCAGCATACCTACTAAAATGATTGTCATTGCAGATGGGGATATTATTAAAAATGATGTGGGTAGAAACGGACCAGAAGAACTTGGTTTTGATAAATGGACTGGACAAACCTACGGAAACAAAGAATTCCTACTAAACGCCGTAAACTACTTATTAGACGACGATGGACTTATAAACATTCGCACAAAAGAAATTGCGGTAGCTTTTTTAGATCCTAAAAAAGTAGCATCCGAAAAAGCAAAATGGCAAATAGTAAATATTCTGTTACCATTAGTTTTATTAGGTGTTTTCGGATTTATTTTTAATTTCTTCCGAAGAAAAAAGTATGCGAAATAGTATCTAGAAAACAATAAAAAGTTTCCTGCCTTCGCAGGAATAAATGTTAATAAGTTTGTTTCCATTTTCACTAGCTTTAGAATATATTTGTATCTATTCAATATTGAAACGAATTAACGTATTATATACATGAAATTTATAGTATCAAGTACCTATTTACTAAAACAATTACAAGTTCTTGGAGGTGTAATTAACAGCTCGAACACTTTACCGATTTTAGATAATTTTCTATTCGAATTAAATCATAACGAACTAACAGTTTCTGCAAGTGATTTAGAAACTACCATGTCTTCTAAACTAGATGTAGAAAGTGATAATGAAGGTAGCGTTGCAGTTCCTGCTCGTTTACTTTTAGACACTTTAAAGACTTTTCCGGAGCAACCGTTAACTTTTGTTGTAGAAGAAAATAACACGATAGAAATTAGCTCTAACCATGGTAAGTATGCATTAGCATATGCAGATGGTGCTGAGTTTCCAAAAGCTGTAGCATTAGAAAACCCTAGTTCGACAACCATTTCTGGAGATATTTTAGCAACAGCAATTAGCAAAACTATTTTTGCTGCTGGAAACGATGATT is drawn from Lacinutrix sp. WUR7 and contains these coding sequences:
- a CDS encoding S-adenosyl-l-methionine hydroxide adenosyltransferase family protein translates to MAIITLTTDFGEKDHFAGAIKGAIYSEIPDVKIVDISHSVSPFNIPEAAYIIQNAYSSFPKGTIHLIGIDAEINPENKHIAVKLDGHYFICANNGIMSMICAEIAPEKIVEINIHDKIVTSFPVLDVFVKVASHMARGGTLEVIGKAITDIKPTNNIHPFVNDEKTQIIGSIIYIDNYGNVVTNIRKSFFEEIHKGRDFEISARNYKFKTIHKKYSDIIDFDIPEEKRHDEGRGVVVFNSSNYLEIALYKSNTSTVGSAATLMGLQLRDTVTININKV
- a CDS encoding putative quinol monooxygenase, coding for MFVRIVKMSFDPSKIEEFLENFNEKKESIRNFDGCRFLELYRDKTNPNIFFTYSYWEAEADLENYRQSDLFKDIWAKTKPLFNGKPEAWSVDKVASLE
- a CDS encoding TIGR03435 family protein yields the protein MLKRIFILTLTICLVACKKETPIAKIGEQVPDYTFKNVLNSVDNEVTIQDLKGKVVILEFWATWCGPCIPAMKKLDSLKTEFKDQIEVITISTENSERLEKFIKSTNTKLRIVSDTIHQNNFKYKIIPHSIIIDKKGIVRAITSPENINKEVLTDLIVNDKISLEVKDDYYIDPNLEVKTIKSISNSNYRIELKTFDQDKRGGSQVLKDIDGNINGVEIWNSTIPRLYQTLFDISSPSRMVYKDSLSEADFPYDEAHKYNMLIEASSKYQDKWKQTGIDFLNQQLGINAQMGIDTLACYVLKNIDNSIQESSAKETEFMFMGPILKTKKITISKLVDYIENFNKLPVVDQTGLTGEYDIDLDWDLSNTETFHEALKKYGLKLEKSDEKLPVKVMEIYKKKTKL
- the gldG gene encoding gliding motility-associated ABC transporter substrate-binding protein GldG — protein: MFAILKKEINSFFASPIGYLVIAIFLLLNGLFLWLFKGEFNILDNGFADLSSFFLLAPWILIFLIPAVTMRSFSDEKKQGTLELLLTKPISKLHIVLGKYFGALVLILIALLPTLLYVYTVNQLGSPQGNLDIGSTLGSYFGLLFLVAAYTAIGLFTSSITDNQIVAFITSVFLCFLFYIGFQGIADYMSSTFVEQLGMSAHYKSMSRGVLDTRDIVYFLSVTVLFIFFTSRKIQTKPFVKKDYAIFLLLPLGLLVFNIFSAKSGLYQRYDLTQDKRYTISDAALQIIDKVESPILVDVFLEGEDFPTEFRRLKNETKQLLEEFEAQNANIKFHFINPIADEATRERSMQQLNDRGLIPMQLTVQESGKSSQAVIFPWALASHNGETVKIPLVKTKIGATQQELVTNSVQHLEYAFADGFSKLVNPKKRKVSILRGNNQLEDKYIFDFVKTIGDYYFIAPFTLDSVATNPQKTSKALNAFDLIISAKPTEAFTEKEKLVLDQFTMKGGKSLWLVDAVAIEKDSLYNPTGKGVATARNLNLTDFFFKYGVRINPSLVNDLYSAPITLASGEGSQSQFQQLPWYYSPLVNAESKHAITNNLNLVKFDFANPIDTLKNNIDKTILLKSSVLTKLDGTPREVSLEMTQKEPDPTQYDKGSQNLAVLLEGEFTSVYNNRIKPFALENELNTSIPTKMIVIADGDIIKNDVGRNGPEELGFDKWTGQTYGNKEFLLNAVNYLLDDDGLINIRTKEIAVAFLDPKKVASEKAKWQIVNILLPLVLLGVFGFIFNFFRRKKYAK